In one Kwoniella botswanensis chromosome 3, complete sequence genomic region, the following are encoded:
- a CDS encoding 26S protease regulatory subunit 6B, with protein MEEIGIDFKLEDPTLPSQISEKQALLNSLPTSDEELYSTWKKLEGHREFLELQEEYIRDETQNLRRELLRAQEEVKRIQSVPLVIGQFLEPVDERRGIVGSTTGSNYVVRILSTLDRELLKPSSSVALHRHSNALVDILPPEADSSIAMLGADEKPDVKYSDIGGLDSQKQEIREAVELPLIQMDLYRKIGIDPPRGVLLYGPPGTGKTMLVKAVANSTSASFIRVVGSEFVQKYLGEGPRMVRDVFRLARENSPCIIFIDEVDAIATKRFDAQTGSDREVQRILLELLNQMDGFDQQTTVKVIMATNRADTLDPALLRPGRLDRKIEMPLPSRRERRLIFQTVTSKMNLGPDVDLEDYVSRPDQLSSAQIASICQSAGLQAVRKNRYVILPVDFEEAWKGVVKKSDETHEFLYISSLCMQQQ; from the exons ATGGAGGAAATAGGTATAGATTTCAAACTCGAG GACCCCACTCTCCCATCTCAAATATCGGAGAAACAAGCTCTACTCAACTCGTTGCCTACGAGCGACGAAGAGCTTTATAGTActtggaagaagctggagGGTCATAGAGAGTTCCTGGAATTGCAAGAG GAATATATCAGAGATGAAACTCAAAACTTACGAAGAGAATTGCTCAGAGCGcaggaggaggtgaagaggatTCAAAGTGTTCCTTTAGTCATTGGACAATTCTTGGAACCTGTTGATGAGAGGCGGGGTATCGTCGGATCGACTACTG GTTCAAACTACGTAGTTCGAATTCTCTCTACTCTCGATCGAGAATTactcaaaccatcttcttccgtcgCTTTACACCGACACTCCAACGCTTTAGTAGACATCTTACCTCCCGAAGCGGACTCTTCCATTGCGATGTTAGGGGCGGATGAGAAACCCGATGTGAAATATAGTGACATTGGTGGATTGGATAGTCAAAAGCAGGAAATAAGAGAAGCAGTTGAATTACCTTTAATCCAAATGGATTTATATAGGAAAATTGGTATAGATCCCCCTAGAGGTGTATTACTCTATGGTCCACCAG GTACTGGTAAGACGATGTTGGTGAAGGCTGTTGCCAATTCCACTTCTGCTTCGTTCATCAGAGTGGTTGGTTCGGAGTTTGTACAGAAATACCTGGGTGAA GGTCCCCGTATGGTTCGAGATGTCTTCCGACTCGCTCGGGAGAATTCCCCatgtatcatcttcatcgatgaggtggatgCCATCGCAACGAAACGGTTCGACGCCCAGACTGGTTCAGATAGAGAAGTACAGCGTATCTTATTGGAGCTGTTGAATCAAATGGATGGTTTCGATCAACAAACTACTGTTAAG GTTATCATGGCTACCAACCGAGCTGATACGCTCGATCCAGCTTTACTTCGTCCGGGTCGATTAGATAGGAAGATCGAAATGCCCTTACCATCCagaagagaacgaagatTGATCTTCCAAACTGTCActtcgaagatgaacctTGGTCCGGATGTAGATTTGGAAGACT ATGTCTCTCGACCTGATCAATTGAGCTCAGCTCAGATCGCATCCATCTGCCAATCGGCGGGTCTTCAAG CTGTGAGGAAGAATCGATACGTCATTTTACCGGTTGACTTTGAGGAAgcttggaag GGAGTTGTCAAGAAGTCTGATGAAACTCATGAGTTCT TGTATATCTCATCCCTTTGCATGCAACAACAATGA